From Nocardia sp. NBC_00416:
CTCGCCGGACCGATCCACCACACCGTCCAGCACCGGCTCGAAGCGGAAGAGGGTGCCGGAGAAATCGAACAGAACACCGCGAATGGCCATGGGGCCAGGTTACGGAGCGATACCCGGCACAGCCTCGGCTCAGCCGGCGAACTCACACAATCCGACCCCGGTGCTGCGCAGGGCGCCGAGACTGATCGGGTCTGCCCCCGCACCAGCGGCACGCAGCGGCTCGATAACAGGAACTCCGGCCGCCTCGGCATTGTCGTTGAGCGCGTAACTCTTCCCGTCCGGCGCGACGAACACCACCTGCACACCGGGGCGGCACTCCAGCACACCGCGTTCGACGGTGAGCGGCCACAGCGACCCGAAGTTCACGTCGGCAACAGGCTGCGTCGCCGAGTTCGGGGCCGGCAGCGGCACCGCAGCGGGGTGAGCCCGCTCCGGCCCCGAACCGCCACCGCACGCGGTGACCGAAAAGACCGCGAAACAGGCGATTCCCACCAAAGGACCCAATGAATTTCTCGAGACCATCAGGTCGACTCATCCCCCTGGACTCGTTCATCTGAAGTCAGCACCCCGGCCACTCACCATACTCGACGCACCTGCGGCACAACGTCGCCCGGCGGTGGGTGCGCCCATCACCCGTCTACCGCCGATGAGCGGGACCGTGACGAAGGGGGACGGAGCCGGGACAGGGTCGCGGGGGTGAGCTGCTGCGCGAGCGTTTCCAGAGCGGCGACGACTTCGGCGACAGCGTCCGGGTCGCCGGTGCCGAGCGCCGTGCCGAGTGCTGTATCGATCGTGGTGGAACGCACGACCTCGACCCGGCCGGATGCCTCGGGGGCCTGGTGGATGAGCACGCGCCGCCGGTCGGCGGGATCGGGTTCGGTCACGACGGCGCCCGCCTCGCGCAGGCGCGCGACACATCCGGAGACCTGGCTCTGCGGCAGACCGGTGCGTCCGGCGATCTCCCCCACCGCGCTGCCGGGGTTCTCGACGATATCGCTGGCCACGATCAGCACCGAACGCACACTCGTCGACTGCCCCCGCAGCCCCTCGGTGGGCATCGCCTCCTCACCGATCTTCATCAGGGTGCGTCCCAGCAGGAAGAGTTCGACTCCGTTCACCGCTCGCACGCTACCCGAAAAGCATCAATTCGAATACATCGAGATCGATACATTCGCAGCCGCGACCGTCGAGCGACCGTCGAACGCACCTCAGTCGACGAGTTCGCCCAGCCCGCGCAGCAGGAACGCGTTCACCGCCGCGGTGCCCTCCAACTGAACCAGATGTCCCGCACCGGCAACCCGTTCCACGGCTCGCAGATCGGGGAGCTCGGCCCGCATGGTGCCGAGCGGGTCACGGCCGCTGAACCCTTCCATATCGGGATCGTTCTCGCCGTACACGAAGTACACGGGCACCGCCGGAACCGCCTGCGCGTACTCCTCGGTCAGCTCCCAATTGCGGTCGAGCGCGCGGTACCAGTTCAGCCCTCCGGTGAACCCGGTGCGTTCGAATTCACCCGCCAGCGTGTCGAATTCCTCGGACGACAGCCAGGGCCACGGCAGTTCGGGCGCTTCGGGCAGGGCATCGATGTATCGGGTCCCCGGGGGGTGCTGCCAGACATCGAGATAGTGATAGTCGCCGCTGAGCGCGTAGTAGACCCGGGACAGGAACTCGCGCGGACGCTCCGCCAGGTGCGCGTCGGCCACGCCCGGTTCCTGGAAGTACTGCATGTGCAGGAAATGCCGTTCGGCCATCTTCGCCCAGTAGTAACCCGGCGGTTTCGGGGAGCGCGGCGCGAACGGATTGTTCAGCACCACCAGACCACGCACCCGCTCGGGCGCACGCAGGCCGAGTTCCCAGATCAGGGCCGCGCCGAAATCGACGCCGACGAAAACTGCTTGGTCGGCGCCGATATCGTCGAGCAGCGCGAGCAGGTCGCCGATCACGGCTCGATTGGTGTAGTCGTCGAGCGCCGCGGGGGCCCCGGTCCGGCCGGCGCCGCGCAGATCCGGCGCTATCCCCCGATACCCGGCCGCCGCGACCGCGGCCAGCTGGCGGTGCCAGACATAGCCGGTGTGCGGGAATCCGTGGCAGAAGATCACCGGGTAGCCCCGGCCCTGTTCGGCGATGTGCATCCGCACGCCGCCGGTCTCGACGAACCGGTGTGTCGGTTCCACCGCACCTCCCGAGTACTAGAACGCGTTACAGTTTCACGGTAACGTCCCGGAACTGTGAGCGGAACACCACACCCCTTGAAAGACCGGATAGCGGTGGTCACCGGCGCAAGCCGCGGGATCGGCAAAGGAATCGCGGTGGAACTGGGCGCCGCCGGCGCGACCGTCTACCTCACCGGACGATCCGACCGGCCCGGCAAACTCCCGGGCACCCTCAGCGAAACGGCGGCGCAGATCGCCGAACTCGGCGGCACCGGCATCCCGGTCGTCTGCGATCACCGCGACGACGGCGCCACCGCGCGACTCTTCGAACAGGTCACCGCCGACCACGGCCGCCTCGACGTCCTGGTGAACAACGTCTACAACTCCCCCGCCGCCGCCCGCTGGCTCGGCCGCAAGTTCTGGGAGGTGCCGCCGAAGGCCTGGGACGAAACGTTCGACGTCGGCGTGCGCTCGCACTACGCGGCGAGCGTCTACGCCGCACCGCTGTTGCTGCGCGGCGGCGGCCTGATCGTGAACGTCTCCTCGCCCGGATCACAGCGCTATATGCACAATGCGGTGTACGGAGTCGCGAAGACGGCGCTGGACCGGATGACCGCGGACCTCGCCCACGACCTGACCGGGACCGAAGTCACCGTGGTCTCGATCTGGCCGGGCATCGTCGATACCGAACTGCTACAGCTCGTCCCCGCCGACGACCGAGGGAAACGGGTGGTCACCCTGCCCGGTGAAGGCAGCTTCGACCTGAACGAGGCAGAGACCCCGCGCTTCGCCGGCCGTGCCGTGGTGGCACTGGCCGCCGATGCCGACCGCGGAACCCGGTCCGGAAAGACCTGGAAGGTCGCCGACCTGGCCGACGACTACGGATTCACCGATGTGGACGGGAGGATCCCCCACCACGACTGACCCCTCGGGTCAGGCGAACTTGATCTCCAGCCCGATCCCGAGAATGGCGATGAACCAGACCAGACCGGTGAAGATGGTGATGCGGTTGAGGTTCTTCTCCGCGACGGTCGACCCGGACAGACTCGACTGCATCCCACCGCCGAACAGGCTGGACAGACCTCCGCCCTTGGCGCGGTGCAGCAGCACCAGCAGCACCAGCAGCAGGCTGGTGACGATAAGGAGGATATCCAGGAACATCCGCATGCGGGACAGTCTAACTACGTCTCGGGGGCCACTGACACCAGGTGGGTGAGCGTCTCGTCGTGCGCGAACTCGGCGACCGCGCGTTCGCGCATCAGATCCTGTGCGGTCAGCCGCACCTTGTGCTGCTGCATATGCTCGGACCAGGAGCGCACCACGAACGCCTCCACATAACGGTCCTCGGCGCCCACATCCCGGTACAGCCGCCACTCCATGGCGCCGGTGCGCTGCCGGGAGCGGCCCACGAAGCTCATTCCCGCCAGGAACTCCGGCACCTTGTCCGCCGGGACGTCGTAGTCCTTCAGCACCAGCACCGGACCATCGTCGGGGTCCGGCTCGACCACCAGCTGTGGTTCCGGCCAGTACGCGTGCGGCGTCAGATCGAAACCGGGGGCGAACTGCCGCATCGGCAGCCAGACGGCGCTCAGCGCGCAGCCGCCGAGCAGCGCCCCCGCCACCAGCAGGGCGGTGACCGCGCCGTAGGCACCCGCGATGAGCCCCCACACCACCGACCCGATGGCCTGCCCGGCCATGAACACCAGCAGGTACACCGACAGCCCCCGAGCCCGCACCCAGCCGGGCAGCAGCAGCTGCATGGTCGCGTTCATGGTGGACAGGGTCAGCAGCCAGGCCGCGCCGGCGAACACCAGCAGGATCAGCACCAGCGCCTCGACCCGCAGGAGGGCGGTACCACAGCAGGCCAGCCCGAAAACCAACGCGGCCGCCGCCACCTGCTGGGTCGGAGTCAGCAGCGCACGCACCCGGGCCAGGCTCAGCGCACCGAGTACCGCGCCCACCCCCAACGCACCGAGCATGATCCCGTAGCCGGACGAACCGAGCCCCAGCTGATTACGGGCGATCACCGGCAGCAGCGCCCACAGCGCGCTGGCGGGGGCGACGAACAGAATCGTGCGCAACAGCACCCGCCTGATGGCGGGCGCGGCCTTGATGAATCGAGTGCCCGCCTGCAACGCCGCCAACGGTCGTTCGCTCGGCAGCTTCTTCTCGACCGGCTCCCGCCGCCAGAACAGCAGCGCGGCCACGATGGCGGCGAACGAGAAGGCATTCAGCGTGAACACCAGC
This genomic window contains:
- the secG gene encoding preprotein translocase subunit SecG — encoded protein: MRMFLDILLIVTSLLLVLLVLLHRAKGGGLSSLFGGGMQSSLSGSTVAEKNLNRITIFTGLVWFIAILGIGLEIKFA
- a CDS encoding SDR family NAD(P)-dependent oxidoreductase, producing the protein MSGTPHPLKDRIAVVTGASRGIGKGIAVELGAAGATVYLTGRSDRPGKLPGTLSETAAQIAELGGTGIPVVCDHRDDGATARLFEQVTADHGRLDVLVNNVYNSPAAARWLGRKFWEVPPKAWDETFDVGVRSHYAASVYAAPLLLRGGGLIVNVSSPGSQRYMHNAVYGVAKTALDRMTADLAHDLTGTEVTVVSIWPGIVDTELLQLVPADDRGKRVVTLPGEGSFDLNEAETPRFAGRAVVALAADADRGTRSGKTWKVADLADDYGFTDVDGRIPHHD
- a CDS encoding MFS transporter, coding for MLARVTTAVSKPVSTWAPLRLRVYRALWIAQLVSNLGTWMQMVGAQWVLVDQPNAAALVSFVQTATTLPVMILAIPSGVLADLLDRRRLLLGAQSTMAVLAITLAVSTATGHTTPAVLLTLLFLLGCGQALVGPAWQAIQPELVPRDQIPSAAVLGSMNMNIGRAVGPAIAGVLVAVSGPALVFTLNAFSFAAIVAALLFWRREPVEKKLPSERPLAALQAGTRFIKAAPAIRRVLLRTILFVAPASALWALLPVIARNQLGLGSSGYGIMLGALGVGAVLGALSLARVRALLTPTQQVAAAALVFGLACCGTALLRVEALVLILLVFAGAAWLLTLSTMNATMQLLLPGWVRARGLSVYLLVFMAGQAIGSVVWGLIAGAYGAVTALLVAGALLGGCALSAVWLPMRQFAPGFDLTPHAYWPEPQLVVEPDPDDGPVLVLKDYDVPADKVPEFLAGMSFVGRSRQRTGAMEWRLYRDVGAEDRYVEAFVVRSWSEHMQQHKVRLTAQDLMRERAVAEFAHDETLTHLVSVAPET
- a CDS encoding MarR family winged helix-turn-helix transcriptional regulator; translated protein: MNGVELFLLGRTLMKIGEEAMPTEGLRGQSTSVRSVLIVASDIVENPGSAVGEIAGRTGLPQSQVSGCVARLREAGAVVTEPDPADRRRVLIHQAPEASGRVEVVRSTTIDTALGTALGTGDPDAVAEVVAALETLAQQLTPATLSRLRPPSSRSRSSAVDG
- a CDS encoding DUF2511 domain-containing protein, which produces MPLPAPNSATQPVADVNFGSLWPLTVERGVLECRPGVQVVFVAPDGKSYALNDNAEAAGVPVIEPLRAAGAGADPISLGALRSTGVGLCEFAG
- a CDS encoding alpha/beta hydrolase, whose protein sequence is MEPTHRFVETGGVRMHIAEQGRGYPVIFCHGFPHTGYVWHRQLAAVAAAGYRGIAPDLRGAGRTGAPAALDDYTNRAVIGDLLALLDDIGADQAVFVGVDFGAALIWELGLRAPERVRGLVVLNNPFAPRSPKPPGYYWAKMAERHFLHMQYFQEPGVADAHLAERPREFLSRVYYALSGDYHYLDVWQHPPGTRYIDALPEAPELPWPWLSSEEFDTLAGEFERTGFTGGLNWYRALDRNWELTEEYAQAVPAVPVYFVYGENDPDMEGFSGRDPLGTMRAELPDLRAVERVAGAGHLVQLEGTAAVNAFLLRGLGELVD